The following coding sequences are from one Mycolicibacterium aichiense window:
- a CDS encoding citrate synthase 2, producing MTVVPDDFVPGLEGVVAFTTEIAEPDRDGGALRYRGVDIEELVGNRVTFGDVWALLVDGKFGNGLRPAEPFPLPIHTGDVRVDVQAGLAMLAPIWGYAPLLDIDGETARDHLARASVMALSYVAQSARGIYRPAVPQRVIDECTTVTERFMTRWQGEPDPRHVEAIDAYWVSAAEHGMNASTFTARVIASTGADVAAAMSGAIGAMSGPLHGGAPARVLPMIEDVERTGDARAVVKGVLDRNEKLMGFGHRVYRAEDPRARVLRATAKRLQAPRYEVAVALEQAALAELRERRPDRAIETNVEFWAAVILDFAQVPAKMMPAMFTCGRTAGWCAHILEQKQLGKLVRPSAIYVGPAPRPPDAVQGWDEIAHRPV from the coding sequence ATGACGGTGGTACCCGACGACTTCGTGCCCGGCCTCGAAGGGGTGGTGGCCTTCACCACCGAGATCGCCGAACCTGATCGAGATGGCGGCGCACTGCGCTACCGCGGTGTGGACATCGAGGAACTGGTCGGCAATCGCGTGACGTTCGGCGACGTGTGGGCGCTGCTCGTCGACGGCAAGTTCGGCAACGGTCTGCGCCCCGCCGAGCCGTTCCCGCTACCCATCCACACCGGCGACGTCCGGGTCGACGTCCAGGCCGGCCTGGCGATGCTGGCGCCGATCTGGGGCTACGCACCGCTGCTGGACATCGACGGCGAAACTGCCCGCGATCATCTTGCGAGGGCGTCGGTGATGGCGCTGTCCTACGTCGCCCAATCCGCCCGCGGCATCTACCGGCCGGCGGTGCCGCAGCGCGTGATCGACGAATGCACCACTGTCACAGAACGTTTCATGACCCGCTGGCAGGGCGAGCCGGACCCGCGGCATGTGGAGGCCATCGACGCCTACTGGGTGTCGGCGGCCGAGCACGGGATGAACGCCTCCACGTTCACCGCGCGCGTGATCGCCTCGACCGGAGCAGATGTCGCGGCCGCGATGTCGGGCGCGATCGGCGCGATGAGCGGCCCGCTGCACGGCGGTGCGCCCGCGCGGGTGCTGCCGATGATCGAGGACGTCGAACGCACCGGTGACGCTCGCGCGGTGGTGAAAGGCGTCCTGGATCGCAACGAGAAGCTGATGGGCTTCGGCCACCGGGTCTACCGGGCCGAGGACCCGAGAGCACGGGTGCTGCGGGCGACCGCCAAGCGGCTGCAGGCGCCGCGGTACGAGGTGGCTGTCGCACTCGAGCAGGCGGCGCTGGCCGAGTTGCGGGAGCGGCGTCCGGACCGGGCGATCGAGACCAACGTGGAGTTCTGGGCCGCGGTCATCCTGGACTTCGCCCAGGTACCCGCCAAGATGATGCCCGCGATGTTCACCTGCGGTCGTACCGCCGGGTGGTGCGCCCACATCCTGGAGCAGAAGCAGCTCGGCAAGCTGGTCCGTCCGTCGGCGATCTACGTCGGTCCGGCACCCCGGCCGCCGGACGCGGTGCAGGGCTGGGACGAGATCGCGCACCGACCCGTCTAG
- a CDS encoding VOC family protein has protein sequence MAIEIQPALSPHLVVDDAPAAIDFYIKAFGATEIGRVPRPDGKLIHAALQINGAMIMLNDDFPEMSDGKSMTPPALGGTPVTIHLTVTDVDQKFQQALDAGATVVMPLDDQFWGDRYGMVRDPFGHQWSLGQPVREVSYDEIQQAMSQA, from the coding sequence ATGGCGATCGAGATCCAACCCGCACTGTCCCCGCACCTGGTCGTCGACGACGCTCCCGCGGCGATCGACTTCTACATCAAGGCGTTCGGCGCCACCGAGATCGGTCGGGTCCCCCGTCCCGACGGGAAACTGATCCACGCCGCGCTGCAGATCAACGGGGCCATGATCATGCTCAACGACGACTTCCCGGAGATGTCCGACGGCAAGTCGATGACGCCGCCTGCGCTGGGCGGGACGCCGGTGACCATCCATCTGACCGTCACCGACGTCGACCAGAAATTCCAGCAGGCGCTCGACGCGGGCGCCACCGTGGTGATGCCGCTCGACGACCAGTTCTGGGGCGACCGCTACGGCATGGTCCGGGATCCGTTCGGGCACCAGTGGTCGCTGGGGCAGCCGGTGCGCGAGGTGAGTTACGACGAGATCCAGCAGGCGATGAGCCAGGCATGA
- a CDS encoding MFS transporter, whose amino-acid sequence MTTTTVPRSSAAQTRRAIWNTIRGSSGNLVEWYDVYVYTVFATYFEGQFFDESEKNSTVYVYAIFAITFVMRPVGSWFFGRFADRRGRRAALTVSVSLMALCSLMISLVPSQALIGMAAPIILVVARLVQGFATGGEYGTSATYMSEAATRERRGFFSSFQYVTLVGGHVLAQLTLLILQSVLNDDQLREFGWRIAFAVGGVAAVVVFWLRRTMDESLSEDVIEAAKAGEDRGAGSMRALFTQYWRPLLLCFLITLGGTVAFYTYSVNAPAIVKTAYKGEGMTATWINLTGLIFLMLLQPVGGIISDRIGRKPMLVFFGVGGVLYTYILITFLPQTRSPLASFALVATGYVILTGYTSINALVKSELFPAQVRALGVGVGYALANSIFGGTAPLIYQAAKEQGHVPLFIGYVTVCIAVSLVVYVFFLRNKADTYLDRERGSAFRA is encoded by the coding sequence ATGACCACCACGACAGTGCCGCGGTCGAGCGCCGCCCAGACCCGGCGGGCGATCTGGAACACGATCCGAGGGTCGTCGGGCAACTTGGTCGAGTGGTACGACGTCTACGTCTACACCGTGTTCGCAACGTATTTCGAGGGCCAGTTCTTCGATGAGTCCGAGAAGAACTCGACGGTGTACGTCTATGCGATATTCGCGATCACATTCGTGATGCGCCCCGTCGGGTCGTGGTTCTTCGGGCGGTTCGCCGACCGGCGAGGCCGGCGGGCGGCGCTCACGGTGAGCGTGTCGCTGATGGCGCTGTGCTCGCTGATGATCTCGCTGGTGCCCTCGCAGGCGTTGATCGGGATGGCGGCGCCGATCATCCTGGTCGTGGCCCGGCTGGTGCAGGGCTTCGCGACCGGTGGCGAGTACGGCACGTCGGCGACGTACATGTCGGAGGCGGCGACGCGGGAGCGGCGCGGTTTCTTCTCGTCGTTCCAGTACGTGACGCTGGTCGGCGGCCACGTGCTGGCGCAGCTGACGCTGCTGATCCTGCAGTCGGTGCTCAACGACGACCAGTTGCGCGAATTCGGTTGGCGCATCGCGTTCGCCGTGGGCGGCGTGGCCGCGGTGGTGGTGTTCTGGCTGCGGCGCACGATGGACGAGTCGCTGTCCGAGGACGTCATCGAGGCGGCCAAGGCGGGCGAGGACCGCGGTGCGGGATCCATGCGGGCGCTCTTCACGCAGTACTGGCGGCCGCTGCTGCTGTGCTTCCTCATCACGCTGGGCGGCACGGTGGCCTTCTACACCTACAGCGTCAACGCCCCGGCGATCGTCAAGACCGCCTACAAAGGCGAGGGCATGACGGCGACGTGGATCAATCTGACCGGGCTGATCTTCCTGATGCTGCTACAGCCGGTGGGTGGGATCATCAGCGACCGGATCGGACGTAAGCCGATGCTGGTGTTCTTCGGTGTCGGGGGCGTGCTCTACACCTATATCCTCATCACGTTCCTACCCCAAACGCGTTCGCCGCTGGCATCTTTCGCGTTGGTCGCGACCGGCTACGTGATCCTGACCGGGTACACCTCGATCAACGCGCTGGTGAAGTCGGAGCTGTTCCCGGCGCAGGTGCGGGCGCTCGGGGTGGGTGTCGGGTACGCGCTGGCGAACTCGATCTTCGGCGGGACGGCGCCGCTGATCTACCAGGCTGCCAAGGAGCAGGGCCACGTACCGTTGTTCATCGGCTATGTCACGGTCTGCATCGCGGTGTCGCTGGTGGTGTACGTGTTCTTCCTGCGCAACAAGGCCGACACGTATCTGGACCGGGAGCGGGGCTCGGCGTTTCGGGCCTGA
- the pdxH gene encoding pyridoxamine 5'-phosphate oxidase — protein MRVEYGSVEKDGSSDLDVDWLADGWLALLHRWIADAEAAGIAEPNAMVLATIGTGGDAGRPVSRTVLCKSVDETGITFYTNYDSAKGDELAATPYAAVTFPWYALGRQVHIRGAVTKVSAQETEEYWSKRPRGSQLGAWASAQSRPIGSRAELLAQLAEVTERFAADEQVPVPPHWGGYRIAPEVVEFWQGRENRVHNRIRVSNGSIERLQP, from the coding sequence ATGCGCGTTGAGTACGGCTCGGTGGAGAAGGACGGCAGCAGCGACCTCGATGTCGACTGGCTCGCCGACGGCTGGCTTGCCCTGTTGCACAGGTGGATCGCCGACGCCGAAGCGGCCGGGATCGCCGAGCCGAACGCCATGGTGCTGGCCACCATCGGCACGGGAGGAGACGCGGGAAGACCGGTGAGCCGCACGGTGTTGTGCAAGAGCGTGGACGAGACCGGGATCACCTTCTACACCAATTACGACTCGGCCAAGGGTGATGAGCTGGCGGCGACTCCGTATGCCGCCGTGACGTTCCCCTGGTACGCGCTGGGGCGGCAGGTGCACATCCGCGGCGCGGTGACCAAGGTCAGCGCACAGGAGACCGAGGAGTACTGGTCCAAACGCCCGCGCGGATCCCAGCTGGGGGCGTGGGCGTCGGCGCAGTCGCGCCCGATCGGCTCCCGCGCGGAGCTGCTCGCTCAGCTTGCCGAGGTCACCGAGCGGTTCGCCGCCGACGAGCAGGTGCCGGTGCCGCCGCACTGGGGTGGCTATCGGATCGCCCCCGAGGTCGTCGAGTTCTGGCAGGGCCGGGAGAACCGGGTACACAACCGAATTCGTGTGAGCAACGGCTCCATCGAGCGTCTGCAGCCGTAG
- a CDS encoding 5' nucleotidase, NT5C type yields MTRDHRKILYIDLDNTMVDFGHRIEGLDPVVVDKYRGRMDEAPGIFALMRSMPGAIEAFTELSALFDTYLLSTAPWRNPSGWQHKVEWVHEHLGGEEDSPAYKRLILTHHKDLNRGDFLVDDRPNNGAERFEGEWIHFGSDRFPDWAAVLNYLRERA; encoded by the coding sequence GTGACCCGGGATCACCGCAAGATCCTCTACATCGACCTCGACAACACGATGGTCGACTTCGGCCATCGGATCGAGGGCCTCGATCCGGTCGTGGTGGACAAGTACCGCGGCCGGATGGACGAGGCGCCGGGCATCTTCGCCTTGATGCGTTCGATGCCCGGCGCGATCGAGGCGTTCACCGAACTGTCCGCGCTGTTCGACACCTACCTGCTGTCCACCGCGCCGTGGCGCAACCCGTCGGGTTGGCAGCACAAGGTGGAATGGGTGCACGAACACCTTGGCGGCGAGGAGGATTCACCCGCGTACAAGCGGCTGATCCTGACTCACCACAAGGACCTCAACCGTGGTGACTTCCTCGTCGACGACCGGCCGAACAACGGCGCTGAGCGCTTCGAGGGCGAGTGGATTCACTTCGGCTCGGACCGGTTCCCGGACTGGGCCGCCGTGCTGAACTATCTGCGCGAGAGGGCTTAA